A genomic stretch from Rhodomicrobium vannielii ATCC 17100 includes:
- a CDS encoding MBL fold metallo-hydrolase — MATCSTSPIEARPRAGVTGEPLPLVAAGGVQPQQPPEGSLVEVADGIFWARMPLPFALDHVNVWLLRDGQGFTLIDTGMADARTRGLWERIFAEQLGGLPITRLICTHHHPDHMGLSSWFHARFGVRMTTTIGEWTHGRLGWLESGEDFLTHASDHFVRFGLRDERLRLAIAEGNNYRKYIDPIPLDFIRISDGDRLSIGGREWHVLTFSGHSPEHVCLWCPEADVLIAGDQVLPKISPTIGVWSNEPEANPLGGFFASLNRLMTLSDDALVLPSHGLPFTGLRQRCKALKAHHDDRLKHTLDCCGDPSSGADVMERLFPRTLSGHDLLFAVAETLSHLNSLIAEGCIEYSAGEKQNITYSAK, encoded by the coding sequence ATGGCAACATGCTCGACATCCCCGATCGAAGCGCGCCCCCGCGCGGGCGTGACCGGTGAGCCATTGCCGCTTGTGGCCGCCGGTGGCGTACAGCCGCAGCAGCCCCCGGAGGGTTCGCTCGTCGAGGTGGCGGACGGGATCTTCTGGGCGCGCATGCCCCTGCCGTTTGCGCTCGATCATGTGAATGTGTGGCTGCTGCGCGACGGTCAGGGCTTCACCCTGATCGATACCGGGATGGCCGATGCAAGAACGCGAGGCCTCTGGGAGCGGATCTTCGCAGAACAGCTTGGCGGTTTGCCGATCACCCGCCTGATCTGCACGCATCACCACCCGGATCATATGGGGCTTTCGAGCTGGTTCCATGCGCGCTTTGGCGTGAGGATGACCACGACAATCGGCGAATGGACTCACGGGCGGCTAGGCTGGCTTGAAAGCGGCGAGGACTTCCTCACTCATGCGAGCGATCATTTTGTCCGCTTCGGCCTTCGCGACGAACGGCTTCGTCTGGCGATAGCCGAGGGCAACAACTACCGCAAATATATCGATCCGATCCCGCTCGATTTCATACGGATCAGCGACGGCGACCGCCTGTCGATCGGTGGCCGCGAGTGGCACGTGCTGACTTTCAGCGGACATTCTCCGGAACATGTCTGCCTCTGGTGTCCGGAAGCCGACGTGCTGATTGCCGGCGATCAGGTGCTTCCGAAGATCAGCCCGACAATCGGGGTCTGGAGCAACGAACCCGAGGCCAATCCGCTTGGCGGATTCTTCGCCTCGCTGAACCGGCTGATGACGCTTTCGGACGACGCGCTCGTCCTGCCGTCTCACGGGCTACCATTCACGGGGTTGAGGCAGCGCTGCAAGGCGCTGAAGGCCCATCACGACGACCGGCTGAAGCATACACTCGACTGCTGCGGCGATCCGTCATCGGGCGCGGATGTCATGGAAAGGCTTTTCCCGCGTACGCTCAGCGGCCACGATCTCCTTTTCGCCGTCGCAGAAACGCTGTCACATCTCAATTCTCTGATCGCGGAGGGATGCATAGAATATAGCGCTGGTGAGAAACAAAATATCACATACAGCGCAAAATAA
- a CDS encoding acyl-CoA dehydrogenase codes for MSIGKNAFRWDDPLLLEDALTEEETMVRDSARSYCQDQLLPRIREANRHEVFDCAVMTEMGSLGFLGSTLPEIYGGAAVNYVCYGLIAREVERVDSGYRSAMSVQSSLVMYPIYAYGTEEQRRKYLPKLARGEWIGCFGLTEPDAGSDPGSMKTRARKTDGGWLLSGSKIWITNSPVADVFVVWAKDDAGIIKGFILEKGMKGLSAPKIEGKFSLRASITGEIVMESVFVPDENRLPNVEGLKGPFGCLNRARYGIAWGVLGAAEFCFHASRQYTLDRKQFGRPLANTQLVQLKLANMETEIALGLHACLRLGRLFDEQKMAPEMISMLKRNNCGKALDIARIARDMHGGNGISDEFHVIRHAMNLEAVNTYEGTHDVHALILGRAITGLNAFGG; via the coding sequence ATGTCTATCGGCAAGAACGCGTTTCGTTGGGATGATCCGCTTCTGCTCGAAGACGCCCTGACGGAAGAGGAAACGATGGTTCGCGATTCCGCGCGATCCTACTGTCAGGACCAGTTGCTGCCGCGCATCCGCGAGGCGAACCGGCATGAAGTCTTCGACTGCGCGGTGATGACGGAGATGGGCAGTCTCGGCTTTCTCGGCTCGACGCTGCCCGAGATTTACGGCGGCGCAGCCGTGAACTACGTCTGCTACGGTCTCATTGCGCGAGAGGTCGAGCGCGTGGATTCCGGCTACCGCTCGGCTATGAGCGTGCAGTCGTCGCTGGTGATGTACCCGATTTACGCCTATGGCACGGAGGAACAGCGCCGTAAATATCTGCCAAAACTCGCTCGCGGTGAGTGGATCGGGTGTTTCGGCCTGACAGAGCCGGATGCTGGCTCGGACCCCGGCAGCATGAAAACCCGCGCGCGCAAGACGGATGGCGGATGGCTCCTCTCGGGTTCCAAGATCTGGATCACCAATTCACCGGTTGCCGATGTCTTTGTGGTTTGGGCGAAAGACGATGCGGGCATCATCAAGGGCTTTATTCTCGAAAAGGGGATGAAGGGTCTGTCCGCGCCCAAGATCGAGGGCAAGTTCTCTCTGCGAGCCTCGATCACGGGCGAAATCGTGATGGAGAGCGTTTTCGTTCCCGACGAAAACAGGCTTCCCAATGTGGAAGGGCTGAAAGGCCCGTTCGGCTGCCTCAATCGCGCGCGCTATGGCATCGCCTGGGGTGTGCTGGGTGCGGCGGAGTTTTGCTTCCACGCGTCGCGGCAATACACGCTCGACCGCAAGCAGTTCGGTCGGCCGCTAGCCAACACCCAGCTCGTTCAACTGAAACTCGCCAACATGGAAACCGAGATTGCGCTCGGGCTCCACGCGTGCCTGCGGCTCGGACGCCTCTTCGATGAGCAGAAGATGGCTCCCGAGATGATCTCCATGCTGAAGCGCAACAACTGCGGCAAGGCGCTCGACATTGCGCGCATCGCGCGGGATATGCACGGCGGCAACGGCATCTCCGACGAGTTTCACGTCATCCGCCACGCGATGAACCTTGAGGCCGTCAACACCTATGAAGGAACGCACGACGTTCACGCGCTGATCCTCGGCCGCGCGATCACCGGCCTCAACGCGTTCGGCGGTTGA
- a CDS encoding lytic murein transglycosylase, which yields MIRRIVAAVLLSLPVPVAQAAQCGGDFSGFIAQVSRDAVAAGISRSVIDSGLGGAGLDQAVLAFDRKQRSSFSSPNFEAFAAKRVHPARIKRGREMLQRHAALLSRIQQRFGVPPQLVVAIWGLETDFGSGDMGNRPVIRTLATLAWDCRRTELFQRELIAALKIVQRGDLPLSDLKGAYAGEIGQTQFLPSSYIKYGVDFDGNGHVDLRHSVPDVLASTANLLKVNGWRAGASYGEGSANFQVLREWNRSEVYRKTIVYFAGRLAGQ from the coding sequence ATGATCAGGCGCATCGTCGCGGCAGTTCTTCTTTCACTTCCGGTTCCGGTCGCGCAGGCCGCGCAATGTGGCGGCGATTTCTCCGGCTTCATTGCGCAGGTGTCGCGCGACGCAGTGGCGGCCGGCATTTCGCGATCCGTCATCGACAGTGGGCTCGGCGGCGCGGGCCTCGATCAGGCGGTACTGGCCTTCGACCGCAAGCAGCGCAGTTCGTTCAGTAGCCCCAACTTCGAGGCCTTCGCCGCAAAGCGCGTGCACCCTGCGCGCATCAAGCGCGGCAGGGAGATGTTGCAACGTCATGCCGCGCTTCTATCGCGCATCCAGCAGCGGTTCGGTGTGCCGCCGCAGCTCGTCGTCGCCATCTGGGGCCTCGAAACCGATTTCGGCTCGGGCGACATGGGCAATCGGCCCGTGATCCGCACGCTTGCGACGCTCGCGTGGGATTGCCGACGTACCGAGTTGTTTCAGCGCGAGTTGATTGCGGCGCTCAAGATCGTTCAGCGCGGCGACCTTCCGCTTTCGGACCTGAAGGGCGCTTATGCGGGTGAAATCGGCCAGACGCAGTTTCTGCCCTCTTCGTACATAAAATATGGCGTCGATTTCGACGGAAACGGCCATGTCGACCTTCGCCACAGCGTGCCGGACGTGCTCGCTTCCACCGCGAACCTGCTCAAGGTCAACGGCTGGCGCGCGGGTGCCTCCTACGGCGAGGGCAGCGCGAACTTTCAGGTTCTGCGCGAATGGAATCGCTCCGAGGTGTATCGCAAAACGATTGTCTACTTCGCCGGGCGGTTGGCGGGCCAGTGA
- a CDS encoding pyridoxal-phosphate dependent enzyme, whose protein sequence is MTNYNGPLALIGDTPIVELTHLDTGPCRLFAKLESQNPGGSIKDRIAVSMIDAAEKSGALKPGGRIVEATAGNTGLALALVATLRGYTLTLVIPDKMSREKIAHVRALGAEVILTRSDVPKGHPEYYQDLAQRIAKETGAFFVDQFNNPNNPAAHERSTGPEIYKQLDGKVDAIVAGVGSGGTITGISRYFARVSPATDIVLADPKGSILAEYIKSGDVGEAGSWLVEGIGEDFVPPVSDLSRVTHAYTITDGESFAAARELLLKEGILAGSSSGTLLAAALRYCREQTEPKRVVTLICDSGNKYLSKMYDDRWLTDQGLLERPRFGDLRDLIARRHDEHAVVTVGPEDTLQTAYSRMKLYDVSQVPVLDGDRCVGLLDESDLLVALTSGTLDFHRPVKAAMAAKVETVQANRPPESLLPLFDRGLVAVVVDGERFLGLITRIDLLNHLRRKMD, encoded by the coding sequence ATGACAAACTACAATGGCCCCTTGGCACTTATCGGCGATACGCCAATTGTCGAACTGACACACCTCGACACTGGCCCTTGCCGCCTGTTTGCGAAGCTCGAAAGCCAAAATCCCGGCGGCTCAATCAAGGACCGAATCGCGGTTTCGATGATCGATGCCGCCGAGAAATCCGGCGCGCTGAAACCGGGCGGGCGCATTGTCGAGGCGACGGCGGGAAACACGGGCCTGGCACTGGCGCTCGTCGCCACGCTGCGCGGCTACACCCTGACGCTCGTCATCCCCGACAAGATGAGCCGCGAGAAGATCGCCCATGTCCGCGCGCTGGGGGCGGAGGTCATCCTCACCCGCTCGGACGTGCCGAAAGGCCACCCCGAATATTATCAGGATCTCGCCCAGCGCATCGCGAAGGAAACGGGCGCGTTCTTCGTGGACCAGTTCAACAATCCGAACAATCCCGCCGCGCATGAGCGCAGCACCGGGCCGGAAATCTACAAGCAACTCGACGGCAAGGTGGACGCCATCGTGGCAGGCGTCGGGTCGGGCGGCACCATCACCGGCATCTCGCGTTACTTCGCCCGCGTATCGCCCGCGACGGATATCGTGCTTGCCGATCCGAAAGGCTCGATCCTCGCCGAATACATCAAGTCGGGCGATGTCGGCGAGGCCGGAAGCTGGCTCGTAGAAGGCATCGGCGAGGATTTCGTCCCGCCCGTCAGCGACCTTTCGCGCGTCACCCACGCCTACACGATCACCGATGGCGAGAGCTTCGCGGCGGCGCGCGAACTGCTCCTCAAGGAAGGCATTCTCGCGGGGTCGTCGTCCGGCACGCTGCTTGCCGCCGCGCTTCGATATTGCCGCGAGCAGACCGAGCCGAAGCGCGTCGTCACCCTCATCTGCGACTCCGGCAACAAATACCTGTCCAAGATGTATGACGACCGCTGGCTCACCGATCAGGGCCTGTTGGAGCGGCCGCGCTTCGGCGACCTGCGCGACCTCATCGCCCGCCGTCATGACGAGCACGCGGTGGTGACGGTCGGCCCTGAAGACACGCTGCAAACCGCGTACAGCCGCATGAAGCTCTACGACGTGTCGCAGGTCCCCGTGCTCGATGGTGATCGCTGTGTCGGGCTGCTGGACGAAAGCGACCTTCTCGTCGCGCTTACCTCCGGCACGCTCGACTTCCATCGACCGGTAAAAGCCGCGATGGCCGCCAAGGTCGAGACCGTTCAGGCCAACCGGCCGCCCGAGAGCCTGCTGCCGCTGTTCGACCGCGGCCTTGTCGCTGTCGTCGTCGATGGCGAGCGCTTCCTCGGCCTCATCACCCGCATCGACCTCCTCAACCACCTACGCAGAAAGATGGACTGA
- a CDS encoding trans-sulfuration enzyme family protein, whose amino-acid sequence MAKHHRHTKTATKVVHAGVEHDATGAVMTPIYASSTFAQSSPGKHTGWEYARSGNPTRAAFEKAVADLEGGIAGFAFASGMAAEATVLELLDHGSHIVASDDLYGGTWRLLERVRKRTAGHSVTFVDVTDLDAVKAAVQKGKTRVIWVESPTNPLLKVPDLAAIAAIGKSAGALTVADSTFASPVIQKPLDLGFDIVLHSATKYLSGHSDIIAGVVAVKEPALADALRFLQNATGAVLDPFPAFLALRGLKTLALRIERHSANALAIAQSLEGHPKLKRVIYPGLKSHPQHQVAARQMNGFGGMLTIDIDTDEGGVRRVLENLNLFTLAESLGGVESLAGHPYTMSHGSLPPERRDALGIGWGLVRLSAGIEDAGDLIADLRQALERA is encoded by the coding sequence GTGGCCAAACATCACCGACACACGAAAACGGCGACAAAAGTTGTGCATGCGGGCGTCGAGCACGATGCCACCGGCGCCGTGATGACGCCGATTTACGCCTCATCGACCTTCGCGCAAAGCTCGCCCGGCAAGCACACCGGCTGGGAATATGCGCGCTCCGGCAACCCGACGCGCGCGGCATTTGAAAAAGCGGTGGCCGACCTCGAAGGCGGCATCGCGGGCTTTGCCTTCGCGTCGGGCATGGCGGCCGAGGCGACGGTGCTGGAACTGCTCGACCATGGCAGCCACATCGTGGCGAGCGACGACCTTTACGGCGGCACGTGGCGGCTTCTCGAACGCGTCCGCAAGCGCACGGCGGGGCATTCGGTGACGTTTGTCGACGTGACCGACCTCGACGCCGTCAAGGCGGCCGTGCAGAAAGGCAAGACGCGCGTCATCTGGGTGGAATCGCCGACGAATCCGCTGCTCAAGGTGCCAGACCTCGCCGCCATCGCCGCCATCGGCAAGAGCGCGGGCGCGCTGACGGTTGCGGACTCGACCTTCGCCTCGCCGGTCATCCAGAAGCCGCTCGATCTCGGCTTCGACATCGTGCTGCATTCGGCGACGAAATATCTGTCCGGCCATTCGGACATCATCGCGGGCGTCGTCGCTGTGAAGGAGCCCGCGCTCGCGGACGCGCTGCGCTTCCTGCAAAACGCGACGGGCGCGGTGCTCGATCCGTTCCCGGCGTTCCTCGCCCTTCGCGGCCTGAAGACGCTGGCGCTTCGCATCGAGCGGCACAGCGCGAACGCGCTCGCCATCGCGCAGTCGCTTGAAGGCCATCCAAAGCTCAAACGCGTGATCTATCCCGGCCTGAAGAGTCATCCGCAGCATCAGGTTGCCGCGCGGCAGATGAACGGCTTCGGCGGCATGCTGACCATCGACATCGATACAGACGAGGGAGGCGTGCGGCGCGTGCTGGAGAATCTCAACCTGTTCACGCTCGCGGAGAGCCTCGGCGGTGTCGAAAGCCTCGCGGGGCACCCGTACACCATGAGTCACGGTTCGTTGCCGCCGGAACGCCGCGATGCGCTCGGCATCGGCTGGGGGCTCGTGCGGCTCTCGGCGGGTATCGAGGACGCGGGCGACCTCATCGCCGACTTGCGGCAGGCGTTGGAGCGCGCGTAA
- a CDS encoding accessory factor UbiK family protein, translating into MTQTTGRFFDDIAKFMTDAAGAAQGARQEFETAARSQAERFFRSMDLPQREEFEAVKAMALKAREENERLAKRVDELEAAVARLQGAPTIDGGNF; encoded by the coding sequence ATGACGCAGACGACAGGCCGGTTTTTCGACGATATCGCCAAGTTCATGACGGACGCGGCCGGGGCGGCTCAGGGCGCGCGGCAGGAATTCGAGACCGCCGCACGCAGCCAGGCGGAGCGCTTCTTTCGCAGCATGGACCTGCCGCAGCGCGAAGAATTCGAGGCAGTGAAGGCCATGGCGCTGAAGGCGCGCGAAGAGAACGAGCGCCTCGCAAAGCGCGTCGATGAGCTTGAGGCGGCGGTCGCTCGCTTGCAGGGCGCGCCGACGATTGACGGCGGCAATTTCTGA
- a CDS encoding YbjN domain-containing protein produces MTTAGQDYNRLSHPVDLVEQIACVQDWTFERSSEDELTVSVAGEWCDYHISFNWRDDLESLHMACAFDFKVPRNRIPEIYRLLVLINEQLWLGHFDIWSSEGLLLYRQGLMLNGAEPTAKQCEALLQAAIDTCERYYQAFQFVVWAGKRAEDALASTIFETEGQA; encoded by the coding sequence ATGACCACTGCCGGGCAGGATTACAACCGACTTTCACACCCCGTGGACCTCGTGGAACAGATTGCGTGCGTGCAGGATTGGACCTTCGAGCGTTCGAGCGAAGATGAGTTGACGGTATCCGTAGCGGGCGAGTGGTGCGATTATCATATCTCGTTCAACTGGCGCGACGATCTTGAAAGCCTGCATATGGCCTGCGCTTTCGACTTCAAGGTGCCGCGCAACCGCATACCCGAGATCTATCGCCTCCTGGTGCTGATCAACGAGCAATTGTGGCTCGGACATTTCGACATCTGGTCGTCGGAAGGCCTGCTGCTTTACAGGCAAGGGTTGATGCTGAACGGTGCGGAGCCGACGGCGAAGCAGTGTGAGGCGCTTTTGCAGGCTGCTATCGACACGTGCGAGCGCTATTATCAAGCCTTCCAGTTCGTCGTGTGGGCTGGAAAGCGCGCGGAGGACGCGTTGGCAAGCACCATCTTTGAAACCGAGGGACAGGCGTGA
- the proC gene encoding pyrroline-5-carboxylate reductase has translation MTDTGRTSSIFLVGAGRMGGALLRGWLRAGFPPTAIAVREPQPSAQMTALLQEKGIPMLPEDEPDVMVLAVKPQILPEVLPEVVNHVGPHTVVLSIAAGRTVSGIADQFRDGTAIVRAMPNLPAEVGRGVTGAFPNANVTDAQRELCDKLLRAVGEVVWVDDEGQLDAVTAVSGSGPAYVFYLAECLAHAAEEAGLPSDMAMKLARATVEGAGELMHRSPLEAAKLRENVTSPGGTTAAALAVLSKDEGLKALMREAIAAAARRSRELSQ, from the coding sequence GTGACCGACACAGGGCGGACTTCATCGATCTTTCTCGTCGGAGCGGGCCGCATGGGCGGCGCGCTTCTTCGCGGCTGGCTTCGTGCAGGATTTCCGCCCACCGCCATCGCCGTACGCGAGCCGCAGCCTTCCGCGCAAATGACCGCGCTTCTTCAGGAAAAGGGCATTCCGATGCTCCCCGAAGATGAGCCGGATGTCATGGTTCTTGCGGTGAAGCCGCAGATACTGCCGGAGGTGCTGCCCGAGGTCGTCAACCATGTCGGCCCGCATACGGTGGTGCTGTCCATCGCGGCGGGACGGACGGTGTCCGGCATCGCGGACCAGTTCCGCGACGGCACGGCCATCGTGCGCGCCATGCCGAATCTGCCAGCCGAGGTCGGTCGCGGTGTGACCGGCGCTTTCCCGAACGCCAATGTGACGGATGCCCAGCGCGAGCTGTGCGACAAGCTTTTGCGCGCTGTCGGCGAGGTTGTCTGGGTCGACGATGAAGGGCAGCTCGACGCGGTGACCGCCGTTTCTGGCTCCGGCCCGGCCTATGTCTTTTATCTCGCCGAGTGCCTTGCGCATGCCGCCGAGGAAGCCGGACTTCCGAGCGATATGGCGATGAAGCTCGCGCGCGCCACGGTCGAGGGCGCGGGGGAGCTCATGCATCGCTCGCCGCTCGAAGCTGCGAAACTGCGCGAGAATGTCACCTCTCCCGGCGGCACCACCGCCGCCGCGCTCGCGGTTCTTTCGAAGGACGAGGGGCTCAAGGCACTCATGCGCGAGGCTATCGCGGCCGCAGCGCGGCGCTCGCGCGAGCTGTCGCAATAG
- a CDS encoding copper chaperone PCu(A)C, with protein sequence MKRHLLAAGALALSGIAAASAHSYLQNGISILHPWARPTAEAAKTGAVYLSLSNRGDAADTLVSASTPVADKAEIHEHVEENGVLKMRAVPGGLKLAPGASAEFKPGGLHVMLFGLKQRLEEGASFPLTLVFDKAGPVPLEARVQRGPSGDAAPADASGSHGAHQSGDHNSH encoded by the coding sequence ATGAAAAGACACCTTCTGGCGGCAGGCGCGCTCGCGCTTTCGGGCATCGCCGCAGCTTCCGCGCATTCCTATCTGCAAAACGGCATCTCGATCCTGCATCCGTGGGCACGGCCGACCGCCGAAGCCGCGAAGACCGGCGCTGTCTATCTCTCGCTCAGCAACAGGGGCGACGCCGCCGACACCCTCGTTTCTGCCTCCACACCAGTCGCGGACAAGGCCGAGATCCACGAGCACGTCGAGGAGAACGGCGTCCTCAAGATGCGCGCCGTGCCGGGCGGTCTGAAGCTCGCGCCGGGCGCTTCCGCCGAATTCAAGCCCGGCGGCCTTCACGTCATGCTTTTCGGCCTGAAGCAGCGGCTTGAGGAAGGCGCGTCCTTCCCGCTCACGCTGGTTTTCGACAAGGCCGGCCCGGTGCCTCTTGAGGCGAGGGTCCAGCGCGGCCCGAGCGGTGATGCGGCGCCCGCCGATGCGTCTGGCTCACACGGCGCGCATCAATCGGGGGATCACAACAGCCACTGA
- a CDS encoding superoxide dismutase, with protein sequence MPSEVTGNMLKAGAAMLGFHLDREGGTYSLPPLPYDYNKNEPAIDGETMRLHHDRHHASYVQKLKAAASKGGAWTKKPLHEILASLSSVPESVRAAVRTNAGGHANHTMFWQIMGGDGGKPTGELAAAIERDFGSFENLQAAFNNAGASHTGSGWVFVTVDGDGKLGLTTKPNQDTPLMDGERVLFGNDVWEHAYYLKYNDRRADYLRAWWSVLDWDKIAERYEAAKRGALTV encoded by the coding sequence ATGCCCTCCGAAGTAACGGGAAACATGTTGAAAGCAGGCGCGGCGATGCTCGGCTTTCATCTCGACCGGGAAGGGGGAACCTACTCTCTTCCGCCGCTTCCGTACGACTACAACAAGAACGAGCCTGCCATCGATGGCGAAACCATGCGGCTTCATCACGACCGCCATCACGCATCCTATGTTCAGAAGCTCAAGGCGGCGGCGTCCAAGGGCGGTGCGTGGACGAAGAAGCCGTTGCACGAAATCTTGGCGTCGCTGTCGTCGGTGCCTGAATCGGTGCGCGCGGCGGTTCGAACGAATGCAGGCGGCCACGCCAATCACACCATGTTCTGGCAGATCATGGGCGGCGATGGCGGCAAGCCGACCGGCGAACTCGCGGCGGCCATCGAGCGAGATTTCGGCAGCTTCGAAAATCTTCAGGCGGCGTTCAACAACGCGGGCGCCAGCCACACCGGTTCCGGCTGGGTTTTCGTCACCGTTGACGGAGACGGCAAGCTCGGCCTTACGACGAAGCCGAATCAGGACACGCCCTTGATGGATGGCGAGCGCGTGCTGTTCGGCAATGATGTGTGGGAACACGCCTATTACCTGAAATACAATGATCGCCGCGCCGATTATCTGCGCGCGTGGTGGTCCGTACTCGATTGGGACAAGATCGCCGAGCGCTACGAGGCGGCGAAGCGCGGCGCGCTTACCGTTTGA